The following DNA comes from Gammaproteobacteria bacterium.
CCCACAGAAGTCAAACCGCACGAAGGCCGCGTTGCGCTTATACCCGCGGCGTGCAAGGAGTTGTCGCGGGCAGGTAATGAAGTCTACGTGGAGCGCGGTGCCGGTCTGGAAAGCGGCTTCGGCGACTACGACTACCTCGCGGTCGGGGCGCGGATTTGCGCCGATGCCGGCGAGCTTTATGCGCGCGCCGAACTGGTGGTCAAGGTCAAGGAACCCGTTGACGCGGACCTCGCGCATCTGCGCCGCGAACACCTGCTGTTCTGCTTTTTACACCTGGCGGCGAACCGCGAACTTGCCGCGCGTCTGCGCGACATCGGTCTCACCGCAATCGCATTCGAGACGGTGGAACATAACGGCGCGCTGCCGCTGCTCGCGCCCATGAGCGAGATCGCCGGACGTTTGTCGGTGCAGGTCGCCACGCACCTGCTGCATCAGCCGCAGGGCGGATCGGGCATCATGCTGGGCGGCTTGGCGGCCGCCGAACGTGGCAACGTGGTGGTGCTGGGCGCCGGTGTGGCCGGCGGTGCGGCCGCGGCGGTGGCGGCGGCACTGGGCGCGAATGTCACGGTGTTCGATCTCGATCGTGAGCGACTGTCGCGCATGCGGAACCTGAGCCCAAATGTCACCGCGCTATATTCGTTCCGTCACGATATCGAGACGGCGTTGCCAGCGGCCGATCTGCTGGTGGGGGCGGTGTTGTTGCCGGGCAAGCGTTCGCCGCAGCTGGTGACGCGCGAGATGATCAAATGCATGCGCCCCGGCAGCGTGATCACCGATATTTCGGTCGATCAGGGCGGTTGCGTGGAGACCAGCCGGCCGACCAGCTACGCGGACCCCGTTTATATCGAGGAGGGCGTGCAGCATTTCACCGTCACCAACATGCCGGGCGCGGTGCCGCGCACGTCCTCCAAGGCGCTATCCGCGAGTCTTATGAGTTTCGTGGCCAGGCTCACCAGGCCCGACTGGGACACGCACGCGGCACTGCGCGCCGGCATCAACGTGCGCGCCGGCCAGTTCGAGAATCCGATTATACGTGCCGAGCTACATGACTTATAATAAATATATGCTTCAACAAATTATCAGAGCAACGTAAGGGAGATTGTTGAATTTGGCCCAGGCAACGCAGAAGAAAGTCGCTGGCCGGACGTTGAGCGGACACGTGATTCGCGGCACGCGCGAAGGCGCCTTGTTCGTGCTCGTGGCGATTGGGCTGTACCTGCTCATGGCGCTGCTGACTTATAACCCGAGCGACCCGGGCTGGTCGTATACCGGCGGCGGTGCTGCCGCCACCAACCTGGGCGGCGTGGCGGGCGCCTGGTTTGCCGACGCGTTCCTGTACATATTTGGCTATTTCGCCTTTCTCGCGCCCGTCATGGTGATCCATAGCGGCTGGCTGATATTCCGTGGCGCCGGCACGCCGGAGCAGCCGGTGTACGGCGACTTGAGCATTCGCTGGGCGGGCTTCGCGGTGACCCTCGCGGCCGGCTGTGGGCTGGCGACCTTGCACATCGGCGCGGATGCGCTGCCGCTCAACGCTGGCGGCATTCTGGGAGATCTGGTCGGGCACGGACTCGAAGGCGTATTCAATTTTGTCGGCGCCAGCCTGCTGCTGATCGCTTCCCTGCTGGCCGGTATCACGCTGTTCACCGGCCTGTCCTGGCTGGGGTTAATGGATACGATCGGCCGCGGCGGCATGAGTTTATACAACCAGACCGTAGGCCGCGCGCAATCGCTGTGGCAGGCTTACCGCGCGCGCCGCGACACAAGGCGGCTGACCGCCAACGATGAACGTGCCGCGCCAAAGCGACGCAAGGCGCCGCGTATCGAACCCGTGCTGGGCGATACGATACCGGTTATAAAACCGGCGCGAGGCGAACCAACAGTGGTCGCGCGGGAAAGGTCAGGGCTGGAGCGACAGTTTCCGCTGTTTGTGGGCAGCCCCGGCAGCCCCGAACTGCCGCCGCTGTCACTGCTCGATCCGCCCCTGCCGCACCAGGGCGGCTATTCGCAAGCCAAGTTGCAGGATCTCTCGCGGCTGGTCGAGTCCAAACTGGCCGATTTCGGTATCGAAGCCCAGGTCACGGCCGTGCAGCCGGGACCGGTGATCACGCGCTTCGAGCTGCATCCAGCGCCGGGTGTGAAGGTCAGCCGCATCAGCAGTCTAGCGAAGGATCTCGCGCGCGCGCTGTCCGTCATCAGCGTGCGCATCGTCGAAGTAATTCCGGGCAAGCCGGTGGTCGGTCTGGAGATTCCCAACGAGCAGCGTGAAATTGTTTCATTAAGCGAGATCGTGCAGTCGCCGGTTTACGAGAAAACGAGTTCGCCGCTGACCCTGGCATTGGGCCGCGACATCGGCGGCCGGCCGGTGGTGGTCGATCTGGCGCGCATGCCGCATCTGCTGGTGGCGGGCACCACCGGCGCGGGCAAGTCGGTGGCCATCAACGCCATGTTGCTGAGCCTGATTTACAAGGCGATACCGGCCGACGTGCGGCTGATCCTCATCGATCCCAAGATGCTGGAGCTGTCGGTGTACGACGGCATACCGCACCTGCTGGCGCCGGTGGTCACGGATATGAAGGAGGCGGCGAACGCGCTGCGCTGGAGCGTGGCCGAGATGGAGCGGCGCTACAAGCTGATGTCAACTTTAGGCGTGCGCAACATCGCGGGTTTCAACAAGAAGATCAGGGATGCGTGCGCGGCAGGCAGTCCGATCACCGATCCGATGTTCGACCGTAGTGCACAACTGGACCCGGAGGCGCGGGCGCCGGAGCTGGAAACCCTGCCGCTGATCGTGATCGTCATCGACGAATTCGCCGACATGATGATCATGGTCGGCAAGAAGGTCGAGGAGCTGATCGCGCGGCTGGCGCAGAAGGCGCGCGCCGCGGGTATTCATCTGGTGCTCGCCACACAGCGGCCGTCGGTGGACGTCATCACCGGCCTCATCAAGGCAAATATTCCGGTACGGATCGCATTCCAGGTGTCGAGCAAAATCGATTCGCGCACCATCCTCGATCAGATGGGCGCCGAACAGCTACTGGGCAACGGCGACATGCTCTATCTACCGCCGGGGCAGGCCGTGCCGGAGCGGGTGCACGGCGCTTTCGTGCGCGATCACGAAGTGCACAAGGTGGTCGATTTCCTTAAACGCAAAGG
Coding sequences within:
- a CDS encoding DNA translocase FtsK 4TM domain-containing protein, whose protein sequence is MAQATQKKVAGRTLSGHVIRGTREGALFVLVAIGLYLLMALLTYNPSDPGWSYTGGGAAATNLGGVAGAWFADAFLYIFGYFAFLAPVMVIHSGWLIFRGAGTPEQPVYGDLSIRWAGFAVTLAAGCGLATLHIGADALPLNAGGILGDLVGHGLEGVFNFVGASLLLIASLLAGITLFTGLSWLGLMDTIGRGGMSLYNQTVGRAQSLWQAYRARRDTRRLTANDERAAPKRRKAPRIEPVLGDTIPVIKPARGEPTVVARERSGLERQFPLFVGSPGSPELPPLSLLDPPLPHQGGYSQAKLQDLSRLVESKLADFGIEAQVTAVQPGPVITRFELHPAPGVKVSRISSLAKDLARALSVISVRIVEVIPGKPVVGLEIPNEQREIVSLSEIVQSPVYEKTSSPLTLALGRDIGGRPVVVDLARMPHLLVAGTTGAGKSVAINAMLLSLIYKAIPADVRLILIDPKMLELSVYDGIPHLLAPVVTDMKEAANALRWSVAEMERRYKLMSTLGVRNIAGFNKKIRDACAAGSPITDPMFDRSAQLDPEARAPELETLPLIVIVIDEFADMMIMVGKKVEELIARLAQKARAAGIHLVLATQRPSVDVITGLIKANIPVRIAFQVSSKIDSRTILDQMGAEQLLGNGDMLYLPPGQAVPERVHGAFVRDHEVHKVVDFLKRKGKPDYVEAVLQEPETGQDGVPGLESLAGNGGGEGDALYDEAVAVVTESRKASISYVQRRLKIGYNRAARMIEEMELAGVVSPVQASGGREVLAPPPPSN
- the ald gene encoding alanine dehydrogenase, yielding MRIGIPTEVKPHEGRVALIPAACKELSRAGNEVYVERGAGLESGFGDYDYLAVGARICADAGELYARAELVVKVKEPVDADLAHLRREHLLFCFLHLAANRELAARLRDIGLTAIAFETVEHNGALPLLAPMSEIAGRLSVQVATHLLHQPQGGSGIMLGGLAAAERGNVVVLGAGVAGGAAAAVAAALGANVTVFDLDRERLSRMRNLSPNVTALYSFRHDIETALPAADLLVGAVLLPGKRSPQLVTREMIKCMRPGSVITDISVDQGGCVETSRPTSYADPVYIEEGVQHFTVTNMPGAVPRTSSKALSASLMSFVARLTRPDWDTHAALRAGINVRAGQFENPIIRAELHDL